One window of the Melanotaenia boesemani isolate fMelBoe1 chromosome 14, fMelBoe1.pri, whole genome shotgun sequence genome contains the following:
- the LOC121653298 gene encoding cytochrome P450 2J4-like encodes MWLFDFMWSFELKLLFLFIFLFILIADFLKNRKPPNFPPGPPALPLIGNILSVDNKHPHKYFTKLADVYGNVFSVRLGRQTEVFLSGYKMVKEAIVTQAENFVDRPYSAISDTFYSGLSNGLFMSNGETWKKQRRFALSTLRNFGLGKNTMEQCICEEIKYLQEEIEKEKGGPFSPAGLFNNAVSNIICQLVMAKRFDYSDHQFQTKLKSLNEGILLEGSIWGILYESFPGVMKHLPGPHNKIFSNYGHAQDFLSQEVDKHKKDLDHNNPRDYIDAFLIEMEKHKESNLGFNETNLALCSLDLFVAGTETTSTTLMWALVYLIKHPDIQEKVHAEIDRVIGQTRQPSMADRPNMPYTDAVIHEVQRMGNIVPLNGPRMAANDTTLGGYFIPKGTSIIPMLTSVLFDKNEWETPDTFNPGHFLDANGKFVKREAFLPFSAGKRVCLGEGLAKMELFLFLVGLLQKFSFSVPDGVELSTEGITGTTRIPHPYKVYAKVR; translated from the exons ATGTGGCTTTTTGATTTTATGTGGAGTTTTGAGCTGAAGttgcttttcttgtttatttttctgttcatcCTGATAGCAGACTTTCTCAAAAACAGGAAACCTCCAAATTTTCCTCCAGGACCACCAGCTCTCCCTTTGATTGGGAATATCTTGAGTGTGGATAATAAACACCCACACAAATATTTCACCAAG CTGGCTGACGTCTATGGGAATGTCTTCAGTGTTCGCCTCGGCAGACAAACTGAGGTGTTTTTGTCAGGGTATAAGATGGTGAAGGAGGCCATAGTGACACAAGCTGAGAACTTTGTGGATCGACCATACAGTGCAATTTCCGACACGTTTTATTCTGGACTATCAA ACGGTCTTTTCATGAGCAACGGTGAAACCTGGAAGAAACAGAGACGCTTTGCTTTGTCTACCTTACGCAACTTCGGCTTAGGCAAAAACACCATGGAACAATGTATCTGTGAGGAGATCAAATACCTGCAGGAGGAGATAGAGAAGGAGAAAG GTGGGCCTTTCAGCCCTGCAGGCCTCTTCAACAATGCTGTATCGAACATTATTTGCCAGCTGGTGATGGCGAAAAGATTTGACTACAGTGATCACCAGTTTCAGACCAAGCTAAAAAGTCTGAACGAGGGGATTTTACTGGAGGGGAGCATATGGGGTATC CTCTATGAGTCATTTCCTGGGGTAATGAAACACTTGCCAGGTCCTCACAACAAAATCTTCAGCAATTACGGGCACGCACAAGACTTCCTCAGTCAGGAAGTAGATAAGCACAAGAAAGACCTGGACCACAACAATCCCCGGGACTACATTGATGCTTTTCTAATTGAAATGGAGAAG CACAAAGAGTCCAACCTGGGCTTCAATGAGACCAATCTGGCTCTCTGCTCTCTGGATCTTTTCGTAGCTGgaacagaaacaacatccaCCACTCTGATGTGGGCTTTGGTTTACCTCATCAAACACCCTGATATCCAAG aGAAAGTCCATGCAGAGATTGACAGAGTGATTGGACAGACCCGCCAGCCGTCCATGGCCGACAGACCAAACATGCCTTACACTGATGCTGTCATTCATGAGGTTCAGAGGATGGGAAATATTGTTCCTCTCAATGGACCAAGGATGGCTGCCAACGATACAACTCTGGGAGGTTATTTCATACCTAAG ggTACTTCCATTATTCCCATGCTGACTTCTGTGCTGTTTGACAAGAATGAATGGGAGACTCCAGACACTTTTAACCCTGGACACTTCCTGGATGCTAACGGAAAGTTTGTCAAGAGGGAAGCATTCCTGCCCTTCTCTGCAG GGAAACGTGTGTGTCTTGGAGAAGGCCTCGCCAAGATGGAGCTGTTCCTGTTTTTGGTGGGATTACTGCAGAAGTTCTCCTTCTCTGTTCCCGATGGAGTAGAGCTGAGTACAGAAGGAATTACTGGAACTACGCGGATACCTCATCCCTACAAGGTTTATGCTAAGGTTCGCTGA